Proteins encoded by one window of Epinephelus moara isolate mb chromosome 18, YSFRI_EMoa_1.0, whole genome shotgun sequence:
- the LOC126405671 gene encoding MAPK regulated corepressor interacting protein 2-like produces the protein MMYTITRGPSKLVTQRRTGPTQQLDNKINDFKHKQTSWSIPNLPAPKIVFSRPNGKKYHHSAPALPADNQQEESFSAAHEENVKFVYDAWQEVVQQEQGPAEDQGAVHYKETTPSPHMDNFVPIDLDEWWAQRFLANIDKLS, from the exons ATGATGTACACAATCACAAGAGGCCCCAGCAAACTTGTCACCCAGCGACGGACAG GCCCCACGCAGCAGCTTGACAACAAAATAAACGACTTcaagcacaaacaaacatccTGGAGTATCCCTAA cctTCCTGCACCCAAGATAGTTTTCAGCCGCCCGAACGGTAAGAAGTACCATCACTCTGCTCCGGCTTTGCCCGCAGACAACCAGCAGGAAGAGAGCTTCTCAGCGGCGCACGAGGAAAACGTCAAATTTGTCTACGATG CCTGGCAGGAGGTGGTGCAGCAGGAGCAGGGGCCAGCGGAGGACCAGGGAGCAGTCCACTATAAAGAAACCACTCCCAGCCCACACATGGACA attttgtGCCCATAGATCTGGATGAATGGTGGGCCCAGCGTTTCCTGGCCAATATAGACAAGCTATCCTGA